One window from the genome of Gimesia aquarii encodes:
- a CDS encoding anti-sigma factor, which yields MALNKQHITNLLGMIRSVEPDELDCDSCYEQLSELAEVELHSGRVPDTLKLVEHHLHQCPCCKDEFNALLESLHALQAENSD from the coding sequence ATGGCTTTAAACAAACAACACATCACAAACTTGCTCGGCATGATCCGATCTGTTGAACCAGACGAGCTCGATTGTGACAGTTGCTATGAGCAGCTATCCGAGTTAGCAGAAGTCGAGCTCCATTCGGGCAGAGTTCCAGATACACTGAAATTGGTAGAACATCATTTACATCAGTGCCCCTGTTGCAAAGACGAGTTCAACGCTCTGCTGGAAAGCCTCCATGCTTTGCAGGCAGAGAATTCAGATTAA
- a CDS encoding RNA polymerase sigma factor — translation MIFNREDSHWISRLQEQSPERETAVAELRNLLVRGLTGFLKHRPGGLLIVEDAAQEATLKVIDSFDQFEGRSRFTTWAMTVATRIAISSFRRKHFQDVSLEGVSADQCLKIQVAVDEHCSVEEEHDRKLILQKLGQLIDTQLSDRQKIAVRALLDGLPVEEIAIRTESNRNAVYKLIHDARMKLREGFEQAGIFADDLQIFLN, via the coding sequence GTGATATTTAACCGTGAGGATAGTCACTGGATTTCCCGCCTACAGGAACAAAGCCCTGAGCGTGAAACGGCGGTTGCTGAGCTTCGAAACCTGCTTGTGCGTGGACTGACAGGATTTCTCAAACATCGCCCCGGTGGGCTGCTGATTGTGGAAGATGCGGCACAAGAGGCGACTCTGAAGGTAATAGACTCGTTTGATCAATTTGAAGGCCGTAGTCGCTTTACAACCTGGGCGATGACGGTTGCCACGCGCATTGCGATTAGCAGCTTCCGTAGAAAACATTTTCAGGACGTTTCACTCGAGGGTGTTTCAGCAGACCAATGTCTGAAGATTCAAGTTGCCGTCGATGAACATTGTTCTGTCGAAGAGGAACATGATCGGAAGCTCATTTTGCAGAAGCTGGGTCAGTTGATCGACACGCAATTGTCCGACAGACAGAAAATTGCGGTACGTGCATTATTAGATGGTTTGCCGGTGGAAGAGATTGCGATACGCACAGAAAGTAATCGGAATGCCGTTTACAAACTCATTCACGACGCGCGTATGAAACTACGTGAAGGCTTTGAACAAGCAGGGATTTTCGCTGACGATCTTCAAATTTTCTTAAACTAA